The DNA region cagtgacaacaagcggccctaacggtgttcgtcaacatcgttcaattgaacaccgttcaattattgtaacgtctatcgagatgcttcgaggacaggaattatatcaatcactttattgagcaaaactgtttatattcggacataaccacaccaaaaacatgagtaaaacatttctatctcgaaaaactagtcattttctgccgtacaaaccaggccaaaaccaacttgtcatctgtcaccaacacgcatagcactaaaccactggtgcgtttacggccacacaaaaagtcggataactcaaacaccacacaaagttacactatgactcctcagtcatatgtgtgcttattttactgtcatttatttttaatgttaattttattatattagtcatggaatgctgttacacacactatgttgaagtattactattattattaattataattatttatcttacggtatatatcaaaaataatattgagcaaaatttaattgaaatattgtcgatgtggccctgcagcagtgctcgggttgctcatgcggcccccggtaaaaattaattgcccacccctggtctagatcaaCTGTGTGAttgaaaaatgaaatgaaaataaagcTATAATCCTCTTTATCTTGTTAAAGATGCATTTCTGTCAACACTCGTGGCATAAACAAAGTAATAATATATGCAAGAATAAAATAAACAAgtgcaaacaaacaaaacaaatgtctCTGAGCAAACATGAGTACAAATGATTAAGACTTAACTAGAGCCTGAGCTGCATTAACAAAGTGCTACATATTGGAAAGAGCGTCATAGTGAGGTCAGGGCGCCATTGGTACGTTCGACCCTTTAGTGTTTCCTGATTGGTCTGTTCTGAGGTGGGAGGGGTCAGGGGTGCAGGCACGGTGCTGGGAGCCAGGGTGGTGAGGCTGGCACACATGTCATAGAGGTTTCCAGAGAACTGGGCCTTCCTGGACTCTTGTCTTAGGGACTCCCACACTGCTGCTGCTTCTCTGGGGCAGCCAGACATGGCTGTGTTGGCACAAACATGGAAGTCATTCCAAGACctttaaaagggaaaaaaaaggaagaagtcACAGTTGTGAGGGCTGCCCCTGGTAAGGAAAAACACTTAAAGAAATATAATGTTGACACAGAAGagagaataaatatatatatatatatatatatatatatatatatatatatatatatatatatatatatatatatatatatatatatatatatatatatatatatatatatatatatatatacatacactaccgttcaaaagtttggggtcacattgaaatgtccttatttttgaaggaaaagcactgtacttttcaatgaagattattttaaactagtcttaactttaaagaaatacactctatacattgctaatgtggtaaatgactattctagctgcaaatgtctggtttttggtgcaatatctacataggtgtatagaggcccatttccagcaactatcactccagtgttctaatggtacaatgtgtttgctaattggctcagaaggctaattgatgattagaaaacccttgtgcaatcatgttcacacatctgaagacagtttagctcgttacagaagctacaaaactgactttcctttgagaagattgagtttctggagcatcacatttgtggggtcaattaaacgctcaaaatttcatctgaaactcgacagtctattattgttcttagaaatgaagactattccacaaaattgtttgggtgaccccaaacttttgaatggtagtgtatatatatactgtatatatatgtggtcTTCAAGAACAAGGATGACATAAGCAATAAGAAATTGTGAactagttaaaaaaaattctgcgtAAAAACATGCTGCCATATGCATGTAAGCGTAGTTGGCGGCTTTGTAAAGAAACATTACGATACCTACATCAGCACTGGGTCTGATACAAAACGTTATTTGTGACTATAAATATTGTATgtgaggggtgtcaaactcattttcattgagggccatatAGCAATTATAGCTGccgtttgtaacagtgaataataggTAGGGATTCACCACATAGTATTACAAAATTGCCCTTGTAATTGATagatttgtattctttttttatgtacactgtaaaaGAAAAATTTGTAGATTTTACAGCAAAGAATTGTCAGCTCagatgccagaattttacagtgaaatccacatgtttttacagcatatcactgtactgtaaatgtaaaaacatgaacatatttttacagtaaaaatctggtcactgagctgccagttttttatcataaaatctaaaaaaaattagtttttactGTGTATTAAGGTAATTGTACGGTAGAATTCTggcgattgtttttttttactataaaatctattgtcatttttacagtgtacaatttgatggataacttcctTTGAAATCATTCATAAGTAAAGCAGATATTTGaggatttatatatatttaaacaatgtTTTTGGAATGTATGATAATCTAATATATTTGCATTATTAGGTAACATTTAAGTTTAAAAGAAATGCAATTGCACGTAGTACAGCTATTTCTTCTGTCAAAATAAATAGAATGAATACACTAATGCCGAACAAAAATAtatacgcaacacttttgtttttcttgCCATTTTCCATCATTTAAACTCAAAGATCTTAAACttctactatatacacaaaatacctattcctctcaaatattgtgcagttttgctttatttggGATCTGGGGGGAGAGGGAGCATCAGAAAAGCAGTctgtatctggtgtgaccaccttttgcctcacgcagtagaacacatcTTCTTCGCATAGACTTGATCAGGttattgattgtggcctgtggaatgttggtccacttcaATGGCTTTgtgaagttgctggatattggcaggaactggaacacgctgtcgtatacgccaaaccacagcatcccaaacatgctcaatgggtgacatgtccggtgagtatgctggccatacaataactgggatgttttcagctttcaggaattgtgtgcagatccttgcaacattggGCCgtacattgtcatgctgcaacatgaggtgatggtctcgggtaaatggcacaacaatgggcctcaggatcttgtcacggtatctctgtgcattcataATGCAattaataaaatgcacttgctttCCTTGTCCATAACATCGTTGTCCCCACCCAACttgattcacaacgttgacatcaaaaaaacgctctcccacacgacgacactcacgctgtctgccatctttCGTGAATAGTGAAAATCGGTATtaatccgtgaagagaacacctctcaaaCGTGCTGGACACCAtccaatgtgagcatttgcccactctagtcggttacgacgacgaactgcagtcaggtcgagacccagAGGAGgaagacgagcatgcagatgagcttctctGAGACGGTTTATCACAGTTTGTGcaaaaattatttggttatgcaaaccaattgttgcagcagctgtccgagtGGCTGGTCTCACACAATCATGGAGGTACACCTGCTGGATGCGGAGGTCctaggctggtgtggttacacatggtctgcggttgtgaggccggttggatgtactgccaaattatctgaaacgcctttggagaaggCTtatttatggtagagaaatgaacattcagttCACAAGCAACAGCTCCGGTGGACATtcatgcagtcagcatgccaactgcacgctctctcaaaacttgcaacatctgtGGAACTGtgctgtgataaaactgcacatttcagagtggccttttattgtgggcagcctaaggcacacctgtgcaataatcatgctgattAATCAGCGTCTTGATATGCTACTTCTGTGAGGTGGTATGGATTatattggcaaagaagaaatgctcaccaacacagatttagacagaacAATATTTGAGACGAATAGGTCTTTGAGGAATAGGTTTGAGATCTTTGAGTTTAACTCATGAACTATggtgagcaaaaacaaaagtgttgcgtttatcaTTTTGTTCAGAagtagtaagaaaagataaagtacttttctGACACATCATTTCCAGGATTTCACAGGCCATATAAAACGATGTGTTGGGCCAGATTAGGCCCACTGGCCATGAGTATGAAACCTGTGTTATAAGGAATGATTATAGTTTTCCATGCCGAATGCAATTGGGATCGGCTACAGCCATCCCCGCAgctctgagagggacaagcggtagaaaatggatggacagatgGTTGCAAAAAACGATGAAAAAGACGGCAGTGTGGAGAGAGAGAAGAGGTGAAAAAGAGAGCCAAGTGGATGGCACCTTTGTACTTTGATGAATAGGGATgggtatcaattccttggaatctcTTGCCATTTTTTCCAAACGGTTCCCTTAACGATTCTTCCGGGTTGGGGATGACTTCATTACGCAACATGTGTGATGCCGTCAGATCACAAAATGGCGGAACCCGGGTGGAACAAATGCTCTAAAGTTGActatattttacaagaaaagattgcaacagcgctccttgtaataattataaggctgctaGTTCATCAAGAGGAGGCCATACGAGCAatgtgctgaaacatttgaacata from Entelurus aequoreus isolate RoL-2023_Sb linkage group LG02, RoL_Eaeq_v1.1, whole genome shotgun sequence includes:
- the nrn1lb gene encoding neuritin 1-like b, which produces MMKSQTGATALLLPIALCLGLVHICNGAAISISCGSIYKSFAQCLLTLGDSLVDTQKDQDMQDIDAICRSWNDFHVCANTAMSGCPREAAAVWESLRQESRKAQFSGNLYDMCASLTTLAPSTVPAPLTPPTSEQTNQETLKGRTYQWRPDLTMTLFPICSTLLMQLRL